In one Microbacterium invictum genomic region, the following are encoded:
- a CDS encoding CarD family transcriptional regulator codes for MLFEVGETVVYPHHGAATIAEVKTRIIKGEEKVYLKLRVTQGDLTIEVPADNVDLVGVRDVIGKEGLERVFDVLRAPFTEEPTNWSRRYKANLEKLASGDVIKVSEVVRDLWRRDQDRGLSAGEKRMLAKAKQILISELALAEKTDEEKASVLLDEVLAS; via the coding sequence ATGCTTTTTGAGGTTGGCGAGACGGTCGTCTACCCCCACCACGGGGCAGCGACGATCGCGGAAGTGAAGACCCGCATCATCAAAGGCGAAGAGAAGGTCTATCTCAAGCTCCGCGTCACACAGGGCGACCTCACCATCGAGGTTCCCGCTGACAACGTCGACCTCGTCGGCGTCCGCGATGTGATCGGCAAGGAAGGCCTCGAGCGCGTCTTCGACGTCCTCCGCGCTCCCTTCACCGAAGAGCCCACGAACTGGTCGCGCCGCTACAAGGCGAACCTCGAGAAGCTCGCGTCGGGCGATGTCATCAAGGTCAGCGAGGTCGTGCGCGACCTGTGGCGCCGCGATCAGGACCGCGGCCTGTCGGCGGGCGAGAAGCGGATGCTCGCGAAGGCCAAGCAGATCCTCATCTCCGAGCTCGCGCTGGCGGAGAAGACCGACGAAGAGAAGGCCAGCGTCCTTCTCGATGAGGTGCTCGCCTCCTAG
- a CDS encoding sensor histidine kinase: protein MDTTQLALLALLAGVVMGALLSAIVLVSMRARDRLRAADSRELPEGMSEVLHGMDDPAVVVDNSFTVLAASTSAAPFHLTEGSALPADELRVLVRKMKDDATSASSTLRLQRGAPPAEPRLVSVRATRISPRLTLLVLRDITERERVEQMRRDFVANTSHELKTPVGAVSLLAEAIESAADDPDQVRVFASRLTAEAHRLALLTSRIMNLSRLQSADELSEERSVSVDEVIASAVDAHTLQAESAGVTLTRGGSRGLYVRGDGQILSEAVGNLIANAIAYSPKGSSVGVGVKAVDDIVEIAVADRGIGIPEADQERIFERFYRTDQARSRRTGGTGLGLAIVKHAVQRHGGEVRLWSRPGNGSTFTIRLPLVEPPLDDAPGRRPRRKRHASALGRAAASVPSRPVPNGEPE, encoded by the coding sequence ATGGACACGACGCAGCTCGCGCTGCTGGCCCTCCTCGCCGGGGTGGTCATGGGAGCACTTCTGAGCGCCATCGTCCTGGTCTCGATGCGGGCCCGCGATCGCCTCCGCGCCGCGGATTCCCGCGAGCTCCCCGAGGGCATGAGCGAGGTGCTCCACGGCATGGACGACCCGGCGGTGGTGGTCGACAACTCCTTCACCGTGCTGGCGGCGTCCACCTCGGCGGCGCCGTTCCACCTCACCGAGGGCTCGGCGCTCCCCGCCGACGAGCTGCGGGTGCTCGTGCGCAAGATGAAGGATGACGCCACCTCGGCGTCGTCGACCCTGCGCCTCCAACGTGGTGCCCCGCCGGCCGAGCCGCGGCTGGTGTCGGTGCGGGCGACGCGGATCTCTCCTCGCCTGACGCTGCTGGTGCTCCGCGACATCACCGAGCGCGAGCGGGTCGAGCAGATGCGGCGGGACTTCGTCGCGAACACCAGCCACGAGCTGAAGACCCCGGTGGGAGCGGTGAGTCTGCTCGCCGAGGCGATCGAGTCCGCCGCCGACGACCCCGACCAGGTGCGGGTCTTCGCCTCCCGGCTGACCGCCGAGGCGCACCGCCTGGCCCTCCTCACCTCACGGATCATGAACCTCTCCCGGCTGCAGTCGGCCGACGAGCTCTCCGAGGAGCGGAGCGTCTCGGTCGACGAGGTCATCGCCTCCGCCGTGGACGCCCACACCCTGCAGGCCGAATCCGCGGGGGTGACGCTCACGCGCGGCGGATCGCGCGGCCTCTACGTCCGCGGCGACGGTCAGATCCTCAGCGAAGCGGTCGGCAACCTCATCGCCAACGCGATCGCCTACTCCCCGAAGGGCTCGAGCGTCGGCGTCGGCGTCAAGGCCGTCGACGACATCGTCGAGATCGCCGTCGCCGACCGCGGCATCGGCATCCCCGAGGCCGACCAGGAGCGGATCTTCGAGCGCTTCTACCGCACCGACCAGGCGCGGTCGCGCCGCACCGGCGGAACCGGTCTCGGACTCGCCATCGTCAAGCACGCCGTGCAGCGCCACGGCGGGGAGGTGCGGCTGTGGTCGCGCCCCGGGAACGGCTCGACCTTCACGATCCGGCTGCCCCTGGTCGAACCTCCGCTGGACGATGCGCCCGGTCGCCGTCCTCGGCGCAAGCGCCACGCCTCCGCGCTCGGCCGCGCCGCGGCATCCGTCCCCTCCCGCCCCGTCCCGAACGGAGAACCCGAATGA
- a CDS encoding YgfZ/GcvT domain-containing protein: protein MPRPDWRRRTDVLPSLDLPGAIVVDGVLQHLGNPLGEQRALDRGRAVALLGDRGVVAVTGPDRLSWLDSLTSQAVARLAPGESTELLVLDPHGHVEHAASVLDDTETTWLIVDAADAEPLAAWLMRMRFRLRVEIGDASGDFVVVGGTDAAVRGVPAAEPAGHRLAWQDPWPRVQPGGHAYGPDEHHPGADWDWTEVLVRPDDAARLVDDARRGERMLAGSLAADALRIAAWRPRWRTEVDDRALPHEADWLRTAVHLSKGCYRGQETVAKVHNLGHPPRRLVALHLDGSDSALPGTGSVVRMGEDAVGTITSSALHHEDGPIALALVRRNTPIDADLVVDTDDAAIAASQIAIVPPEAGAVAGVPRITRLSRRKVVES, encoded by the coding sequence ATGCCTCGGCCCGACTGGCGAAGGCGGACTGACGTGCTCCCCTCCCTCGACCTTCCCGGCGCGATCGTCGTCGACGGTGTGCTCCAGCACCTCGGCAATCCCCTCGGCGAGCAGCGGGCGCTCGATCGCGGGCGCGCCGTGGCGCTCCTCGGCGACCGCGGGGTCGTCGCCGTCACCGGGCCCGACCGGCTGTCGTGGCTGGACTCGCTCACCTCGCAGGCCGTGGCCCGTCTCGCCCCCGGGGAGAGCACCGAGCTGCTCGTGCTCGATCCGCACGGACACGTCGAGCACGCGGCATCCGTCCTCGACGACACCGAGACGACCTGGTTGATCGTCGACGCCGCCGACGCCGAGCCGCTGGCGGCGTGGCTGATGCGGATGCGGTTCCGGCTGCGCGTGGAGATCGGGGACGCGAGCGGCGATTTCGTCGTGGTGGGCGGGACGGATGCCGCGGTCCGCGGCGTCCCCGCGGCGGAGCCTGCGGGTCACCGTCTCGCGTGGCAGGACCCGTGGCCCCGGGTTCAGCCCGGCGGTCACGCCTACGGGCCGGACGAGCACCACCCCGGCGCGGACTGGGACTGGACCGAGGTGCTCGTGCGTCCGGACGACGCGGCACGGCTCGTCGACGACGCCCGCCGCGGCGAGCGGATGCTCGCCGGCTCCCTCGCCGCCGACGCTCTGCGCATCGCCGCCTGGCGGCCGCGCTGGCGCACCGAGGTCGACGACCGCGCCCTCCCGCACGAGGCCGATTGGCTGCGGACGGCGGTGCATCTGAGCAAGGGCTGCTATCGCGGGCAGGAGACAGTGGCCAAGGTGCACAACCTCGGTCATCCGCCGCGCCGCCTCGTCGCCCTGCACCTCGACGGCAGCGACAGCGCCCTCCCCGGCACCGGATCGGTGGTGCGGATGGGGGAGGACGCGGTGGGGACGATCACCTCATCGGCGCTGCACCACGAGGACGGGCCGATCGCCCTGGCCCTGGTACGCCGGAACACCCCCATCGACGCCGACCTCGTGGTCGACACCGACGACGCCGCGATCGCCGCGTCGCAGATCGCCATCGTGCCACCCGAGGCAGGTGCGGTCGCCGGCGTTCCGCGCATCACCCGCCTCTCGCGACGCAAGGTCGTCGAGTCCTGA
- a CDS encoding DMT family transporter: MHVLAVLAAAVLFGTTGTSQALGPDDTTPLSIGVMRMVIGGTGLALLAGVLARRHAGRRPVHAPPAPRPGIRPLLLMTVTGICLALYQPLFFLGTERNGVAVGTVVALGSAPVLAGLLEWLLTRRLPTATWALATGAATIGVILLGIGGGDVGGSSGTDPVGLLGSLGAAASFAVIANVQRRLLDSGWDPFTVVAGMGASAALVSFPALPFVDVSWLGEPVGLAMALWLGLGTISVAYVLFTWGLGGLTAATAATLTLGEPLTAAILGLTLLGERLSALAVLGLIVLGVGLALLARGSRTPRDPRPFAVEG, translated from the coding sequence GTGCACGTTCTCGCCGTCCTCGCCGCCGCGGTGCTGTTCGGGACGACGGGCACATCGCAGGCTCTGGGTCCCGACGACACCACGCCGCTGTCGATCGGCGTCATGCGCATGGTCATCGGCGGCACCGGGCTCGCGCTCCTCGCGGGCGTCCTCGCGCGCCGTCACGCCGGGCGACGACCGGTGCACGCACCTCCCGCTCCGCGCCCGGGCATCCGTCCCCTGCTGCTGATGACCGTCACCGGTATCTGTCTGGCGCTCTATCAGCCGCTGTTCTTCCTCGGCACCGAGCGCAACGGCGTCGCGGTCGGCACGGTGGTGGCGCTCGGCTCGGCACCGGTGCTGGCGGGCCTGCTCGAATGGCTGCTGACCCGACGCCTGCCCACGGCCACCTGGGCGCTCGCGACCGGCGCCGCGACGATCGGCGTCATCCTCCTCGGAATCGGCGGGGGCGACGTCGGCGGGAGCAGCGGGACCGATCCGGTGGGCCTCCTGGGCTCCCTCGGCGCCGCCGCCTCGTTCGCGGTCATCGCGAACGTGCAGCGCAGGCTCCTCGACTCCGGCTGGGATCCCTTCACCGTCGTCGCCGGCATGGGCGCGAGCGCCGCCCTGGTGTCGTTTCCGGCTCTGCCGTTCGTGGACGTGTCGTGGCTCGGAGAGCCCGTCGGGCTCGCCATGGCCCTCTGGCTCGGTCTCGGCACGATCTCCGTCGCCTACGTGCTGTTCACCTGGGGCCTCGGGGGCCTCACCGCAGCGACCGCGGCCACCCTCACCCTGGGCGAACCGCTGACGGCGGCGATCCTCGGCCTCACCCTCCTCGGCGAGCGCCTCTCGGCGCTCGCGGTGCTGGGGCTCATCGTTCTGGGGGTCGGCCTCGCCCTCCTCGCGCGCGGTTCCCGGACGCCCCGCGATCCGCGACCCTTCGCGGTGGAAGGCTAG
- the cysS gene encoding cysteine--tRNA ligase, whose product MTLRLYDTKAQSLRDFVPLDPSEITVYVCGPTVQSGPHIGHLRGALSFDILRRWLRHRYGRVTFVRNVTDIDDKVLANATTDESWWALAYRMEQQFARAYAEIGILPPTYEPRATGSIPQMQTLIERLVQRGHAYAAAGDVYFDVRSWPSYGDLTRQSLDAMEPAADADPRGKRDPRDFALWKGAKDGEPESATWESPWGPGRPGWHIECSAMSRRYLGPSFDIHGGGLDLRFPHHENELAQSAAAGDDFARYWVHNGLVTVGDQKMSKSLGNYLLAADVLAERDPLVVRYALAAAHYRSSLDITASSFDEAAAAVERIRSFLERAARTLARPDDDTVVTATVPDAFAAAMDDDLNVPQALAVIHERVRQGNAALDAGEKDAARAAWADVAVSVGILGIDPEDPRWRVGGGAEAAALDALVHTMIAERARARAEKDWASADRIRDAIAAAGVVLEDTADGTHWSLDNG is encoded by the coding sequence GTGACTCTCCGGCTCTACGACACCAAGGCGCAGTCCCTGCGCGACTTCGTGCCGCTCGACCCTTCCGAGATCACCGTGTACGTCTGCGGCCCGACCGTGCAGTCCGGGCCGCACATCGGTCACCTGCGCGGCGCGCTGAGCTTCGACATCCTCCGCCGGTGGCTGCGCCACCGCTACGGCCGGGTCACCTTCGTCCGCAACGTCACCGACATCGACGACAAGGTGCTGGCGAACGCGACGACCGACGAGTCGTGGTGGGCGCTGGCCTACCGCATGGAGCAGCAGTTCGCCCGCGCGTACGCCGAAATCGGCATCCTTCCTCCCACCTATGAACCGCGGGCGACCGGATCCATCCCGCAGATGCAGACCCTCATCGAGCGGCTCGTCCAGCGTGGTCACGCCTACGCGGCGGCCGGTGACGTGTACTTCGACGTGCGTTCCTGGCCGTCGTACGGCGACCTGACACGGCAGAGCCTGGACGCGATGGAGCCGGCCGCCGACGCCGACCCCCGCGGCAAGCGCGACCCTCGCGATTTCGCCCTCTGGAAGGGTGCGAAGGACGGCGAACCTGAATCCGCGACGTGGGAGTCGCCCTGGGGCCCCGGGCGCCCCGGCTGGCACATCGAGTGCTCGGCGATGTCGCGGCGCTACCTCGGCCCGTCGTTCGACATCCACGGCGGTGGACTGGATCTGCGCTTCCCCCACCACGAGAACGAGCTCGCGCAGTCGGCTGCCGCCGGCGACGACTTCGCCCGCTACTGGGTGCACAACGGCCTCGTGACCGTCGGCGACCAGAAGATGTCGAAGTCGCTCGGGAACTACCTCCTCGCCGCCGACGTGCTCGCCGAGCGCGACCCGCTCGTGGTGCGCTACGCGCTCGCCGCCGCGCACTACCGCTCGAGCCTGGACATCACCGCCTCCAGCTTCGACGAGGCCGCGGCCGCCGTCGAGCGCATCCGCTCCTTCCTCGAGCGCGCGGCTCGCACGCTCGCGCGCCCCGACGACGACACGGTCGTCACCGCGACCGTCCCCGACGCGTTCGCGGCCGCGATGGACGACGACCTCAACGTCCCGCAGGCGCTCGCCGTGATCCATGAGCGGGTGCGGCAGGGCAATGCTGCGCTGGACGCGGGGGAGAAGGATGCCGCGCGCGCGGCGTGGGCCGATGTCGCCGTGTCGGTGGGCATCCTCGGCATCGATCCGGAGGATCCCCGCTGGCGCGTGGGCGGCGGGGCGGAAGCCGCGGCCCTCGATGCGCTGGTGCACACGATGATCGCCGAACGCGCACGGGCGCGCGCGGAGAAGGATTGGGCGAGCGCGGATCGCATCCGCGACGCGATCGCCGCAGCAGGCGTGGTCCTCGAGGACACCGCCGACGGAACGCATTGGAGTCTGGACAATGGCTAA
- the phoU gene encoding phosphate signaling complex protein PhoU, translating into MREVFHQSLEDVQARLVEISELVTVAIDKATRAFGSSDVSLAEEVIDADLVIDQKTVELDELAIEILARQQPVARDLRIVVSALRVSASLERMGDIAEHIAQLTRMRFPERAVPKGLKSTFSKMGQLDVEAARLLTELLRTIDLTITDRIRDLDDKIDDLHVSVFEKVLSDSWEGEASATVDATLASRYHERFADHAVSIGKKMIYLATGDWASHGEAFEAAQAANA; encoded by the coding sequence ATGCGCGAAGTGTTCCATCAGTCGCTGGAGGACGTGCAGGCGCGTCTGGTCGAGATCTCGGAGCTCGTGACGGTGGCCATCGACAAGGCGACACGCGCCTTCGGCTCCAGCGACGTCTCACTGGCCGAGGAGGTCATCGACGCCGACCTCGTCATCGACCAGAAGACCGTCGAGCTGGACGAACTGGCCATCGAGATCCTCGCCCGCCAGCAGCCCGTCGCCCGCGACCTGCGGATCGTCGTCAGCGCCCTGCGCGTCAGCGCGTCGCTCGAGCGCATGGGCGACATCGCCGAGCACATCGCCCAGCTCACGCGCATGCGCTTCCCCGAGCGGGCCGTCCCCAAGGGCCTGAAGTCCACGTTCTCGAAGATGGGCCAGCTCGACGTCGAGGCGGCGCGGCTGCTGACCGAGCTGCTGCGCACGATCGATCTCACGATCACCGACCGCATCCGCGACCTCGACGACAAGATCGACGACCTCCACGTCAGCGTGTTCGAGAAGGTGCTCTCCGACAGCTGGGAGGGTGAGGCCTCGGCGACGGTGGATGCCACGCTCGCCAGCCGCTACCACGAGCGTTTCGCCGACCACGCGGTCTCGATCGGCAAGAAGATGATCTACCTCGCCACCGGCGACTGGGCGAGCCACGGCGAAGCCTTCGAGGCGGCGCAGGCGGCGAACGCCTGA
- a CDS encoding class I SAM-dependent methyltransferase, producing the protein MTGGPAPIGRVTRGTTGTNRLRRVDRWIARHPALRRSEDPIVVDLGYGARGWTALELWSRVARVRPDAEVVGLEIDPARVETARAELARVRSGETSFATDARVRFDRGGFEVPLAAGRRPVVIRAMNVLRQYDETDVAGAWERMAARLQAGGVLVEGTCDERGRIASWIAVDDSAVPRTLTVSLRLAGLERPGVVAERLPKALIHRNVPGERVHDVLRALDDEWDRAAALAPFGPVQRWEGALRALRARGVDVRDRGRWRLGEMTVPWAAVAPR; encoded by the coding sequence ATGACCGGCGGACCCGCTCCCATCGGTCGCGTCACGCGGGGGACGACCGGCACCAACCGGCTCCGCCGCGTGGACCGCTGGATCGCCCGGCACCCGGCCCTCCGACGCTCGGAGGATCCCATCGTCGTCGACCTCGGCTACGGGGCCCGCGGCTGGACGGCGCTCGAGCTGTGGTCACGGGTCGCCCGCGTCCGCCCGGACGCCGAGGTCGTCGGGCTCGAGATCGACCCCGCCCGGGTGGAGACCGCCCGGGCGGAGCTCGCCCGGGTGCGCTCCGGCGAGACCTCTTTCGCCACCGATGCCCGCGTGCGCTTCGACCGCGGCGGATTCGAGGTTCCCCTCGCGGCCGGACGCCGCCCCGTGGTCATCCGTGCCATGAACGTCCTCCGGCAGTACGACGAGACCGACGTCGCCGGCGCCTGGGAGCGGATGGCCGCCCGGCTTCAGGCCGGCGGCGTCCTGGTGGAGGGCACGTGCGACGAGCGGGGCCGGATCGCCAGTTGGATCGCGGTCGACGATTCCGCGGTCCCGCGGACGCTCACCGTCTCGCTCCGTCTCGCCGGTCTCGAGCGGCCCGGCGTCGTCGCCGAACGCCTGCCGAAGGCGCTCATCCACCGGAACGTGCCCGGTGAGAGGGTCCACGACGTGCTGCGGGCGCTGGACGACGAGTGGGACCGCGCCGCGGCCCTCGCCCCGTTCGGCCCTGTGCAGCGGTGGGAGGGGGCCCTCCGCGCGCTGCGGGCCCGTGGTGTGGACGTCCGCGACCGCGGGCGCTGGCGCCTGGGTGAGATGACCGTTCCGTGGGCGGCGGTCGCACCGCGTTGA
- a CDS encoding DNA modification methylase: protein MISLNRTFGTGRSRTAARLVAAGALGTAVLLGASGCAFISTQATTIQYAPSDGIIIDPLSGPVQIRNVLIVANEDGSAGNLLGAFVNSTDENHTVTMEFGEPGSGVSETVRVPANTVVSLGVDGEDPILLEGIEMLPGSDVPASFQSGDGETVIADVPVLDGEQDYLAPFVPESS, encoded by the coding sequence GTGATTTCGTTGAACCGCACTTTCGGCACGGGACGCTCCCGGACCGCCGCGCGCCTCGTGGCTGCCGGCGCCCTCGGCACGGCTGTTCTCCTCGGCGCGAGCGGATGCGCCTTCATCTCGACGCAGGCGACGACCATCCAGTACGCCCCGTCGGACGGCATCATCATCGACCCCCTGAGCGGACCCGTGCAGATCCGCAACGTGCTCATCGTCGCGAACGAGGACGGCTCCGCGGGCAACCTCCTGGGTGCCTTCGTGAACTCGACCGACGAGAACCACACCGTGACGATGGAGTTCGGCGAGCCCGGCAGCGGCGTCTCCGAGACCGTCCGCGTGCCGGCGAACACCGTCGTCAGCCTCGGGGTCGACGGTGAGGACCCGATCCTCCTCGAAGGGATCGAGATGCTCCCGGGCAGCGACGTGCCCGCAAGCTTCCAGTCCGGCGACGGCGAGACCGTCATCGCCGATGTCCCCGTGCTCGACGGCGAGCAGGACTACCTCGCGCCGTTCGTCCCGGAATCCTCCTGA
- a CDS encoding response regulator transcription factor — protein MTRVLLVEDEPDLSDPLAYLLGREGYEVEIAEDGALALTAFRERGADIVLLDLMLPGMPGTEVCRQIRTTSAVPIIMLTAKDSEVDIVVGLELGADDYVTKPYSARELLARMRAVLRRQQQTDSDLQDHVLVGGRVVLDIDRHTVSVDDEQINMPLKEFELLEVLMRNAGRVLTRGQLIDRVWGSDYFGDTKTLDVHIKRIRSRIEQNPSDPTMLVTVRGLGYRFEG, from the coding sequence ATGACCCGCGTCCTGCTCGTCGAAGACGAACCCGATCTGTCCGACCCGTTGGCCTACCTGCTGGGGCGCGAGGGCTACGAAGTCGAGATCGCCGAGGACGGGGCGCTCGCCCTCACCGCCTTCCGGGAGCGCGGAGCCGACATCGTGCTGCTCGACCTGATGCTCCCCGGCATGCCCGGGACGGAGGTCTGCCGTCAGATCCGGACCACCTCGGCCGTGCCGATCATCATGCTGACCGCGAAGGACTCGGAGGTCGACATCGTCGTCGGGCTCGAGCTCGGAGCGGATGACTACGTCACCAAGCCCTACTCCGCCCGCGAGCTGCTCGCGCGGATGCGCGCGGTGCTCCGCCGCCAGCAGCAGACCGATTCCGACCTGCAGGACCACGTGCTCGTCGGCGGGCGGGTGGTGCTGGACATCGACCGCCACACCGTCAGCGTCGACGACGAGCAGATCAACATGCCGCTCAAGGAATTCGAGCTGCTCGAGGTGCTCATGCGCAACGCGGGGCGCGTCCTCACTCGGGGTCAGCTCATCGACCGGGTGTGGGGGAGCGACTACTTCGGCGACACCAAGACGCTCGATGTGCACATCAAGCGGATCCGGTCGCGGATCGAGCAGAATCCGTCCGACCCGACGATGCTCGTCACGGTGCGGGGTCTCGGCTATCGGTTCGAGGGCTGA
- a CDS encoding phosphoglyceromutase has translation MTEPSTLILLRHGQSEWNELNLFTGWVDVRLTEQGKAEATRGGQLLAESGLAPDILYTSVLSRAIQTANLALDAADRLWIPVKRSWRLNERHYGALQGKDKAQTLAEFGQEQFMLWRRSFDVPPPPLDDDSEFSQVGDPRYAGIDGEVPRTESLALVIDRLLPYWNSDVVPDLQTGKTVLVTAHGNSLRGLVKHLEGISDADIAEVNIPTGIPLVYRLDENLVPEGPGQYLDPEAAAAGAAAVAAQGAKK, from the coding sequence ATGACCGAGCCCTCTACGCTGATCCTCCTTCGTCACGGCCAGAGCGAGTGGAACGAGCTCAACCTCTTCACCGGATGGGTGGATGTCCGCCTCACCGAGCAGGGCAAGGCCGAGGCCACCCGCGGCGGCCAGCTGCTGGCCGAGTCGGGGCTCGCTCCCGACATCCTCTACACCTCGGTGCTCAGCCGCGCGATCCAGACCGCGAACCTCGCCCTCGACGCCGCCGACCGGCTGTGGATCCCGGTGAAGCGGTCGTGGCGTCTGAACGAGCGCCACTACGGCGCCCTGCAGGGCAAGGACAAGGCGCAGACCCTGGCGGAGTTCGGTCAGGAGCAGTTCATGCTCTGGCGCCGTTCGTTCGACGTGCCGCCGCCGCCGCTGGACGACGACTCCGAGTTCAGCCAGGTCGGCGACCCGCGCTACGCGGGCATCGACGGCGAGGTGCCCCGCACCGAGTCGCTCGCGCTCGTGATCGACCGTCTGCTGCCGTACTGGAACAGCGACGTCGTCCCCGACCTCCAGACGGGCAAGACCGTGCTCGTCACCGCGCACGGCAACTCGCTGCGGGGCCTGGTGAAGCACCTCGAGGGCATCAGCGACGCCGACATCGCCGAGGTGAACATCCCCACCGGCATCCCGCTCGTCTACCGCCTCGACGAGAACCTCGTGCCCGAGGGCCCGGGGCAGTACCTCGACCCCGAGGCCGCCGCCGCCGGAGCGGCCGCCGTGGCTGCGCAGGGCGCCAAGAAGTAG
- the ispD gene encoding 2-C-methyl-D-erythritol 4-phosphate cytidylyltransferase — protein sequence MTITPVPRVAVIVVAAGSGTRLGAGPKAFVGLDEHTILRHALARVFEAAPAQVVIVAPSGLEGSALTDAIEAAGERRDLVTVVTGGDSRQASVAAGIRALWADVDHVLVHDAARCLTPPEVFDRVIAALELGHAGAVPVLPVIDTIKRVEGDLIVGVVDRSELAAAQTPQGFRRDILETAYRAATAEFTDDAALVSDAGHTVLAVAGDARAFKVTTPADLERARGLVAAAPVAHVPSFGSPGPVAPRVGIGTDVHAVGGEGTLWLAGLEWPGEPALSGHSDGDAVAHAIVDALLAAGGLGDIGTHFGTDRPEFAGAHADAFLARTRALLAEAGLRIGNVSVQVQARRPRFAARRAEAEAALSRALGGAPVSVSATTTDGLGFTGRGDGVAAFAVALVLPV from the coding sequence GTGACCATCACCCCCGTTCCCCGCGTCGCGGTCATCGTCGTCGCCGCCGGTTCCGGCACCCGCCTGGGCGCAGGCCCGAAAGCGTTCGTCGGCCTCGACGAGCACACGATCCTCCGTCACGCGCTCGCACGGGTCTTCGAGGCCGCGCCCGCCCAGGTGGTGATCGTGGCACCGTCGGGTCTGGAGGGCAGTGCCCTCACCGACGCGATCGAGGCGGCGGGGGAGCGTCGTGATCTCGTCACGGTCGTCACGGGCGGGGATTCCCGGCAGGCGTCGGTCGCCGCGGGCATCCGGGCGCTCTGGGCCGACGTCGATCACGTCCTCGTCCACGACGCCGCACGCTGCCTCACTCCGCCCGAGGTCTTCGACCGCGTGATCGCCGCGCTCGAACTCGGGCACGCCGGCGCCGTCCCCGTGCTGCCGGTGATCGACACCATCAAGCGTGTCGAGGGCGACCTCATCGTCGGCGTCGTCGACCGCAGCGAGCTCGCCGCAGCGCAGACCCCCCAGGGTTTCCGCCGCGACATCCTCGAGACGGCCTATCGTGCGGCGACCGCGGAGTTCACCGACGACGCCGCCCTCGTCTCCGACGCCGGTCATACGGTCCTGGCGGTCGCCGGCGACGCCCGCGCGTTCAAGGTCACCACGCCGGCCGACCTCGAACGGGCCCGAGGCCTCGTCGCGGCCGCGCCGGTGGCTCACGTGCCCTCCTTCGGCTCTCCCGGCCCGGTCGCGCCGCGCGTGGGGATCGGCACCGACGTGCACGCCGTCGGCGGCGAGGGGACGCTGTGGCTCGCCGGGCTCGAATGGCCGGGCGAACCGGCCCTGTCCGGGCATTCAGACGGCGATGCCGTGGCCCACGCCATCGTCGACGCCCTCCTCGCGGCCGGAGGCCTCGGAGACATCGGCACCCACTTCGGCACCGATCGACCGGAGTTCGCCGGCGCGCACGCCGACGCGTTCCTCGCCCGCACCCGGGCGCTCCTCGCGGAGGCGGGCCTGCGCATCGGGAACGTCTCGGTGCAGGTCCAGGCCCGACGACCGCGTTTCGCCGCGCGACGAGCCGAAGCCGAGGCGGCGCTCTCGCGCGCGCTCGGGGGTGCGCCGGTGTCGGTGTCGGCGACGACGACGGACGGACTCGGATTCACCGGTCGCGGCGACGGTGTGGCCGCGTTCGCGGTCGCCCTCGTCCTGCCCGTGTGA
- a CDS encoding GNAT family N-acetyltransferase translates to MSEIVLRPATVGDPAVRELIELHLRDMHRLSPPESVHARGADALDDPAVELWGAWDGAALAGVGALMRLDPDRGELKSMRVADGYRGRGIGRRILRRLIARARGLGMSSLWLETGSAPAFAPARALYLSEGFAFCDPFGEYVLDPHSVFLTREV, encoded by the coding sequence ATGTCCGAGATCGTGCTGCGCCCGGCCACGGTCGGGGATCCCGCGGTGCGCGAGCTCATCGAGCTGCACCTGCGCGACATGCACCGGCTGTCGCCGCCCGAAAGTGTGCACGCCCGGGGAGCCGATGCGCTGGACGACCCGGCGGTGGAGCTCTGGGGCGCGTGGGACGGTGCCGCGCTCGCCGGCGTCGGTGCGCTGATGAGACTGGACCCCGACCGCGGGGAGCTGAAGTCCATGCGGGTCGCCGACGGGTACCGCGGCCGCGGGATCGGTCGGCGGATCCTCCGCCGTCTCATCGCGCGGGCCCGAGGGCTCGGCATGTCATCGCTGTGGCTGGAGACGGGGTCCGCACCGGCATTCGCCCCGGCCCGAGCGCTCTACCTCAGCGAGGGGTTCGCGTTCTGCGATCCGTTCGGCGAGTACGTCCTCGACCCGCACTCGGTCTTCCTCACCCGGGAGGTGTGA